A portion of the Sphingobacteriales bacterium genome contains these proteins:
- a CDS encoding NAD-dependent epimerase/dehydratase family protein → MVLVTGASGFLGGELVKQLVADGESVRILVRPTSSITHFAPILDKIEIALGDILDIPSLEAALEGVDKIYHSAAIIGYDSSYYDAMYKTNIEGTANVVNVALTNGIKKLLHVSSIAAIGGKPEELITEETKWEKNQWTTHYGITKMLAEREIWRGIQEGLEAAIINPGIIVGICNDEHKATIRLFKQIATRKLPFYTNGTNGFIDVEDTAKAAIQLMNSEIHSARFIVVSENISFKDYFEQVARALEVAPPGRVLNPLLAKVFVTADWFFSKLSDRKRKVTQEALKVAMEKFEYDNHKIREALKFNFIPLEKTIKKVANTIKSDSEPV, encoded by the coding sequence ATGGTTCTAGTTACTGGTGCTTCCGGATTTTTAGGCGGTGAGTTGGTGAAACAACTCGTTGCCGACGGAGAATCTGTACGGATCCTTGTTCGCCCAACTTCCAGTATCACCCACTTCGCTCCAATTCTGGATAAAATAGAAATTGCATTGGGCGATATCCTGGACATTCCTTCCTTAGAAGCCGCCTTGGAGGGTGTCGATAAAATCTACCATTCGGCCGCCATCATCGGTTACGACAGTTCGTACTACGACGCTATGTACAAAACGAATATTGAAGGGACGGCGAATGTGGTGAATGTGGCATTGACAAACGGGATTAAAAAACTCCTGCATGTCAGTTCGATAGCCGCTATCGGAGGCAAACCGGAAGAGCTGATTACGGAAGAAACCAAATGGGAAAAGAATCAATGGACCACGCATTACGGAATTACGAAAATGCTGGCGGAACGTGAAATATGGCGGGGCATACAGGAAGGTCTGGAGGCCGCTATCATTAATCCGGGCATCATCGTCGGCATCTGCAACGATGAACATAAGGCAACGATACGGCTGTTTAAACAAATTGCAACCCGGAAATTGCCGTTTTACACAAATGGCACCAATGGATTTATTGACGTGGAGGATACCGCAAAAGCCGCAATTCAACTAATGAACAGCGAGATACATTCAGCGCGTTTTATTGTCGTTAGCGAGAACATTTCCTTTAAAGACTATTTTGAGCAGGTCGCTCGGGCATTGGAAGTTGCTCCACCTGGCAGAGTGTTGAACCCTTTGCTGGCAAAAGTGTTTGTAACGGCAGACTGGTTCTTTTCCAAATTATCCGACAGAAAAAGGAAAGTGACTCAGGAAGCCCTGAAAGTGGCGATGGAAAAATTTGAGTATGACAATCATAAAATAAGAGAAGCATTGAAATTTAATTTTATCCCTTTAGAAAAGACCATTAAAAAAGTGGCAAACACAATTAAATCTGACAGTGAACCTGTATAA
- a CDS encoding COX15/CtaA family protein — translation MTFFSAENKNKVLAYWWILGVGMLLGQILLGGITRLTGSGLSITEWKAILGFLPPMNEQDWNLAFSKYQQFGQYKLLNTTMTLSEFKSIYFWEWFHRLWARILGFAAILPLLFFMYKKIVNRQDIIKIAVAIVLGAVAGTVGWMMVQSGLKQNTVLVNPVNLTSHILVATIIVGYVLRTALEYLYPRQHTTYDTANRRYFLILMILVFLQIGLGALVAGSKAALVCTTFPLMNGHYYPVEMNFSNGDAYELSMKLLFQFLHRNMAYLIFFYVLFVFFKTKKAAAQFQFHRTRWFLLIMVCIQLPLGILTLLYSQGKVPVILGVLHQLGAFLLLIFSIEGHYFIKYRALEQK, via the coding sequence ATGACATTTTTTTCTGCAGAAAACAAAAATAAGGTGCTCGCCTATTGGTGGATATTAGGCGTGGGCATGTTGCTGGGGCAAATCCTGTTAGGAGGCATCACCCGCCTGACCGGCAGCGGGCTTTCCATCACGGAATGGAAAGCCATCTTAGGTTTTTTGCCGCCAATGAATGAACAGGACTGGAATCTGGCATTTTCCAAATACCAGCAGTTCGGACAGTACAAACTTCTTAATACCACGATGACGCTTTCTGAATTCAAATCCATTTATTTCTGGGAATGGTTTCATCGTTTGTGGGCGCGTATCCTCGGATTCGCCGCCATTCTCCCGCTGCTTTTTTTTATGTATAAGAAAATTGTCAACAGGCAGGATATCATTAAGATTGCAGTTGCAATCGTACTGGGCGCCGTCGCCGGTACAGTCGGCTGGATGATGGTACAAAGCGGATTGAAACAAAACACCGTTTTAGTGAATCCGGTGAACCTGACATCTCATATCTTAGTGGCAACGATTATCGTCGGATATGTATTGCGAACGGCGCTGGAATATCTCTATCCCAGACAACACACAACGTATGATACTGCGAACAGAAGATATTTTCTCATCCTGATGATTCTTGTTTTTCTTCAGATAGGGTTAGGCGCATTGGTGGCGGGTTCAAAGGCGGCATTGGTGTGTACCACATTCCCCTTGATGAACGGACATTATTACCCAGTCGAAATGAACTTTTCCAACGGTGATGCATATGAGCTTTCTATGAAGCTGCTTTTTCAGTTCCTGCACCGCAATATGGCCTATCTTATTTTCTTTTATGTGCTATTCGTTTTTTTCAAGACGAAAAAGGCAGCAGCACAATTTCAATTTCACCGTACGAGATGGTTTCTGCTAATCATGGTCTGCATTCAGTTACCGCTGGGGATTCTAACATTGTTGTACAGTCAGGGAAAGGTGCCGGTTATTCTGGGCGTATTACATCAGCTGGGCGCATTTCTTTTGCTGATATTTTCTATCGAAGGTCATTATTTCATTAAATACAGAGCCTTAGAGCAAAAATAA
- the trmB gene encoding tRNA (guanosine(46)-N7)-methyltransferase TrmB, whose protein sequence is MAKKGKLQKFAELAENPVVFEKNPVLKGKWKAEFFKNTHPVILELACGKGDYTLGMARLFPDKNFIGMDIKGNRIWSAARIAGIEAFSHVAFIRDQIDHLTDYFEKEEVEEIWITFSDPFPRDGDAKRRLTAKKFLQLYKEVLKPGGLIHLKTDSDILYHFTKETLSEFPSVILKDYADVYALHKNDELYGIQTYYEQMHLRDGKTIKYLCFQLL, encoded by the coding sequence GTGGCAAAGAAGGGAAAGCTGCAAAAATTCGCAGAATTAGCTGAAAATCCAGTCGTATTTGAAAAAAATCCTGTTCTGAAAGGAAAATGGAAGGCTGAATTTTTTAAGAACACCCATCCGGTAATTTTAGAATTGGCCTGCGGAAAGGGCGATTATACACTGGGAATGGCAAGGCTGTTTCCGGATAAGAATTTCATTGGCATGGATATCAAGGGTAATCGTATCTGGAGTGCCGCCCGGATTGCCGGAATCGAAGCGTTCAGCCATGTTGCTTTCATCAGAGACCAGATTGACCATTTGACAGACTATTTTGAAAAAGAGGAAGTGGAGGAAATCTGGATTACATTTTCAGACCCTTTCCCAAGAGACGGAGATGCCAAGAGACGGCTGACCGCCAAAAAATTCCTGCAGTTGTATAAAGAAGTCCTCAAACCGGGTGGGCTGATTCATCTGAAAACAGACAGCGATATTCTCTATCATTTTACGAAAGAGACCTTATCGGAATTTCCTTCCGTTATACTGAAAGATTATGCCGATGTGTATGCCCTGCACAAGAATGATGAATTGTATGGGATACAAACGTATTACGAACAGATGCACCTGAGAGATGGTAAAACCATAAAGTATCTGTGCTTTCAGCTATTATGA
- a CDS encoding OmpA family protein, with amino-acid sequence MKKIVLAGVFTLLFFNGYNTFAQWGGLGDRIADGLSNKAQQKIQQEVDNAAEKAYNKTKEGVKNDVKNSSSKSKGSNNSDSNNGSDGNGSTAGNSGSSSSGNGSLKAYGKFDFVPGEKVIAVEDFSQDAIGDFPAKWNTNGTGELVSIDGQQGKWLKFGPESIIYPEFVTNLPENFTVEFMLACTQPFSYYSTAFHFFFVPLASPVKNYVKWKQYGGDKDNGVLIALHPEAAGGGANGQKFLVTYDETGAELLRNQTDFGDFTHESKNVVKVSVWRQKTRLRVYVNETKIWDIPKAFSASVKYNFLGFRTDGYHDPNNAYFLSNLRVAVGAPDTRHKFLELGKYSTTGIKFDVNSDKIKGESYGTLKDFAAVMTENPEVKVKIVGHTDSDGDDAGNMTLSKKRADAVKAALNKEFGIDNSRMETEGKGETQPAEPNTSAEGKANNRRVEFVKL; translated from the coding sequence ATGAAAAAGATAGTATTAGCAGGAGTATTTACCCTTTTATTTTTTAACGGATACAATACGTTTGCACAATGGGGTGGTTTGGGCGACAGGATTGCAGATGGCCTAAGCAATAAAGCGCAGCAAAAAATACAGCAAGAGGTAGATAACGCGGCTGAGAAGGCATACAACAAAACCAAGGAGGGTGTAAAGAATGATGTAAAAAATTCATCCTCCAAGTCAAAAGGGAGCAACAATTCGGATAGCAATAACGGTAGTGATGGAAACGGTTCGACAGCAGGCAACAGCGGAAGCTCCTCCTCCGGAAACGGGAGTTTAAAGGCTTACGGAAAGTTTGATTTCGTACCCGGTGAAAAGGTAATCGCCGTGGAAGATTTCTCACAGGATGCCATCGGTGATTTTCCGGCTAAGTGGAATACAAATGGAACTGGAGAATTAGTATCAATAGATGGACAACAGGGCAAATGGTTGAAATTTGGACCTGAAAGTATTATTTATCCGGAGTTTGTAACCAACCTACCCGAAAACTTTACTGTGGAGTTTATGCTGGCATGTACACAACCATTCAGTTATTATTCCACTGCCTTTCATTTTTTCTTTGTTCCATTGGCAAGCCCTGTAAAAAACTACGTGAAATGGAAACAATATGGCGGAGATAAGGATAACGGCGTGTTAATTGCCTTACATCCGGAAGCAGCCGGTGGCGGCGCAAACGGACAGAAATTTTTAGTTACCTATGATGAGACGGGAGCGGAACTTCTAAGGAACCAAACGGACTTTGGCGATTTTACCCATGAAAGTAAAAATGTGGTGAAAGTGTCCGTCTGGCGGCAAAAGACACGGCTGAGGGTATATGTCAACGAAACGAAGATCTGGGATATCCCAAAAGCGTTCTCCGCAAGCGTTAAATATAATTTTCTTGGATTCCGTACAGATGGTTATCATGATCCGAACAACGCCTATTTTCTCAGCAATTTAAGGGTTGCCGTTGGTGCACCGGATACCCGTCATAAATTTTTAGAATTGGGAAAATATTCTACCACAGGCATCAAATTTGATGTGAACAGCGATAAAATCAAAGGAGAATCCTACGGAACCTTGAAAGATTTTGCCGCTGTAATGACAGAAAATCCGGAGGTTAAAGTAAAAATTGTGGGCCATACCGACAGCGATGGTGACGATGCCGGCAATATGACGCTATCCAAAAAACGGGCTGACGCGGTGAAAGCTGCCTTAAACAAAGAATTCGGAATTGACAACAGCCGAATGGAAACGGAAGGAAAGGGCGAAACTCAGCCTGCAGAACCAAATACCTCTGCCGAAGGAAAAGCCAATAACCGGAGGGTGGAATTTGTAAAATTATAA
- a CDS encoding biotin--[acetyl-CoA-carboxylase] ligase: MEIKVNNTFFTGKFLIHLPSIDSTNNYAKEYIAKSSPIDGTVILADEQYAGRGQTGNVWLSEPNKNLTFSLIYHTSFLFATEQFYLNMAVSLGIWSTVSNQLSTVKIKWPNDIYVNHQKIAGILIENTISGMHLKYSVIGIGLNVNQDTFPMEVPVTSLKCLTGQELDRQSVLNKLLNAVEGYFLLLKERKFERLKTEYVENLYRYNVFASFKKDDVIFEGKIIGVDEAGRLLVETAAGIQKYGFKEISFEK, translated from the coding sequence TTGGAAATTAAAGTAAATAACACTTTTTTCACGGGAAAGTTCCTTATACACCTTCCTTCAATAGATTCTACGAACAATTACGCTAAGGAGTACATAGCAAAAAGCAGTCCAATTGACGGAACTGTCATTTTAGCAGATGAACAATATGCGGGCAGGGGGCAAACCGGCAACGTATGGCTGTCCGAACCTAACAAAAACTTAACGTTTAGCCTCATCTATCACACTTCGTTTCTGTTTGCAACAGAACAATTTTACCTGAATATGGCCGTTTCGCTGGGAATTTGGTCAACGGTGAGTAATCAACTGTCGACGGTAAAGATTAAATGGCCAAATGACATTTACGTTAATCACCAAAAGATAGCAGGTATATTAATAGAAAACACCATTTCCGGAATGCATCTGAAATATTCTGTAATTGGAATAGGGCTGAATGTAAATCAGGATACCTTTCCGATGGAAGTGCCTGTCACCAGTTTGAAATGTTTAACAGGTCAGGAGCTGGACAGACAATCTGTTTTGAATAAACTCTTAAATGCGGTAGAGGGATATTTTTTACTGCTTAAAGAGCGGAAATTTGAACGGCTGAAGACGGAATATGTAGAAAATCTGTATCGGTATAATGTATTTGCCAGCTTCAAAAAAGACGATGTGATCTTTGAAGGAAAAATCATTGGCGTAGATGAAGCCGGAAGGCTGCTTGTTGAAACAGCTGCCGGTATTCAAAAATATGGATTTAAAGAAATCAGTTTTGAGAAGTAA
- the rsfS gene encoding ribosome silencing factor, protein MKAKKRTKNASTDNLNELIVSIIQDKKGKDIVSLDLRKIPEAIADYFVICHGESTTQTRAITDHLEEEVRNQANIKPFHIEGRSNGEWCLLDFGDVVVHIFQREKREFYQLEDLWSDAVIQHYKD, encoded by the coding sequence ATTAAAGCAAAGAAAAGAACAAAAAACGCATCCACGGATAATCTGAATGAACTGATCGTATCAATCATTCAGGACAAGAAAGGAAAGGATATAGTAAGTTTGGATTTAAGAAAAATTCCGGAAGCAATTGCAGATTATTTTGTAATTTGTCATGGCGAATCTACCACACAAACACGCGCCATTACAGACCATCTCGAAGAAGAGGTTCGCAACCAAGCCAATATCAAGCCTTTTCATATTGAAGGACGTTCTAACGGTGAATGGTGCTTATTGGATTTTGGTGATGTAGTGGTTCATATCTTTCAACGGGAGAAACGCGAATTTTATCAGCTGGAAGACCTGTGGAGCGACGCCGTAATACAACATTATAAAGACTAA
- the ftsH gene encoding ATP-dependent zinc metalloprotease FtsH, giving the protein MDFLPENEEPKKKKGGFNSYWLFAILIIGLLATQFLSLNFQIKQTTEDDFFRKMIPSGDVAKITIVNKEQVEIFIKEDSLKAKKQYAPLRQTKIGTPNKGPHYSFDIVSVEVFKQQLVDIQKGVPDNLIIPYTTEYRKGIFDIIGWLLPIILLIAVWMFLMRRATGGMGGAGGQIFNIGKSKANLYDKDMKVNITFDDVAGLDEAKEEVKEVVDFLKNPKKYTALGAKIPKGVLLVGPPGTGKTLLAKAMAGEAQVPFFSISGSDFVEMFVGVGASRVRDLFKQAREKAPCIIFIDEIDAVGRARGKNMMQSNDERESTLNQLLVEMDGFSGDKGIIMLAATNRPDVLDSALLRPGRFDRQISIDKPDQKGREQIFKVHLKKLTKLGPDVTPEKLASLTPGFAGAEIANVCNEAALVAARKEKTQVEVDDFNEAIDRSIGGLEKKNKIISPHEKEIIAYHEAGHAICGWYLEHAHPLLKVTIIPRGIAALGYAQYLPKEQYLYRTEQLLDEICMTLGGRAAEEIVFNKISTGAQNDLQRITQLAYAMVTVYGMNDKVGNVSFYDPQNENMFTKPYSDDTAKVIDEEVRKLIDTAYQRTLGLLTEKREQLNKIAKALLEKEILFKADLDELIGKRTFDEETVPVAVTID; this is encoded by the coding sequence ATGGATTTTTTACCCGAAAACGAGGAGCCGAAGAAGAAAAAAGGAGGATTCAACAGCTATTGGCTGTTTGCCATATTGATTATTGGATTATTAGCCACACAGTTTCTGTCCTTAAACTTTCAGATCAAACAAACCACGGAAGATGATTTCTTCCGGAAGATGATTCCCTCGGGTGATGTTGCAAAAATCACCATCGTCAATAAGGAACAGGTGGAAATTTTCATCAAGGAAGATTCCCTTAAGGCAAAGAAACAATATGCTCCTCTGCGCCAAACAAAGATAGGAACACCGAACAAGGGTCCTCACTATTCATTTGATATTGTTTCAGTAGAAGTTTTCAAACAACAATTGGTTGACATACAAAAAGGGGTTCCAGACAATTTGATAATCCCTTATACTACTGAATATCGAAAAGGAATTTTTGATATCATCGGCTGGTTATTGCCCATCATTCTGCTGATAGCCGTATGGATGTTCCTGATGCGCCGGGCAACCGGCGGCATGGGCGGGGCAGGCGGCCAGATCTTTAATATCGGAAAATCGAAGGCGAATCTTTACGATAAGGACATGAAAGTCAATATCACATTTGACGATGTGGCAGGATTGGATGAAGCCAAGGAAGAAGTGAAAGAAGTCGTGGATTTTTTAAAGAATCCCAAGAAATATACTGCATTGGGTGCCAAGATTCCGAAAGGCGTATTGCTGGTCGGCCCTCCGGGAACCGGTAAGACCTTGTTAGCGAAAGCGATGGCAGGCGAGGCACAAGTGCCTTTCTTTTCCATATCAGGTTCTGACTTCGTGGAAATGTTTGTCGGTGTCGGTGCTTCCCGTGTAAGAGATTTATTTAAACAGGCCCGTGAAAAAGCACCTTGTATCATCTTCATTGACGAGATTGATGCCGTGGGTCGTGCGCGCGGCAAGAATATGATGCAAAGTAATGACGAACGCGAAAGCACACTCAACCAGCTTTTGGTAGAAATGGACGGGTTCAGCGGCGACAAAGGCATCATCATGCTGGCGGCCACCAACCGTCCGGATGTACTGGACTCTGCCTTGCTGCGTCCCGGACGATTTGACAGACAAATCTCGATTGACAAACCTGACCAGAAAGGACGGGAACAAATATTCAAAGTTCATTTAAAGAAACTGACCAAACTAGGTCCGGATGTCACCCCTGAGAAATTAGCATCCTTAACACCCGGATTTGCCGGTGCTGAGATTGCCAACGTATGTAATGAGGCAGCACTGGTGGCCGCCCGTAAGGAAAAAACACAGGTGGAAGTGGATGACTTCAATGAAGCGATTGACAGAAGCATCGGCGGTCTGGAGAAAAAGAATAAGATCATCTCTCCGCACGAAAAGGAAATCATTGCCTATCACGAAGCGGGACACGCCATCTGCGGCTGGTATCTGGAACATGCCCATCCGTTATTGAAGGTTACCATTATCCCTCGCGGGATTGCAGCGCTGGGCTATGCACAATACCTGCCGAAAGAGCAATATCTATACCGAACGGAACAGTTGCTGGATGAAATCTGCATGACATTGGGTGGCCGTGCGGCGGAAGAAATCGTATTTAACAAAATATCTACCGGCGCCCAAAATGACCTGCAGCGCATCACACAACTGGCTTATGCCATGGTGACCGTATACGGAATGAATGACAAAGTGGGTAACGTATCTTTTTACGACCCGCAAAATGAGAATATGTTTACCAAGCCTTATTCGGACGACACGGCAAAGGTGATTGACGAAGAAGTCAGAAAATTAATCGACACCGCGTATCAGCGCACGCTGGGTCTGTTGACAGAGAAACGCGAACAGCTGAACAAGATTGCAAAGGCGTTATTAGAAAAAGAAATCCTGTTTAAAGCAGACCTGGACGAACTGATTGGTAAACGCACCTTCGATGAAGAGACGGTTCCTGTTGCCGTGACCATAGATTAA
- a CDS encoding ceramidase domain-containing protein encodes MPITRIYLVSLIATTCLLFIFLLLNTTFDGSIWDGMQISKSALTVEYCELNRTQDLFHQSMNTYSNLVYFFLGCIVLQTALLDRKHKQADTANPLQQFPILSSLFGCCLVYLCFGSAFFHASLTWVGQRVDMNATYSLCITLLAISLYRLFHRHFISEKLKGIYIAAIILIIVIFVQVHLIIPSIILLPLLIISVITTTIINVSKNKNAYPLTMALLSFLLMGGAIILRTLDVQKIGCDPTSIYQGHSLWHIFTGMSGFLLYWFYRSELSTVIPNKMRNLETN; translated from the coding sequence ATGCCCATTACCAGAATATACCTCGTATCACTCATTGCCACCACCTGTCTTTTGTTCATTTTCTTACTATTAAACACAACGTTTGACGGCAGTATATGGGATGGTATGCAAATCAGCAAATCGGCATTAACAGTAGAATACTGTGAGCTCAACCGGACACAAGATCTTTTTCATCAGTCGATGAATACCTATTCCAATCTGGTTTATTTCTTTTTGGGTTGTATTGTCCTGCAGACAGCACTATTGGACAGAAAACACAAACAAGCGGATACTGCAAACCCGCTGCAACAATTTCCGATTCTATCTTCTCTTTTTGGGTGCTGTCTGGTTTATTTATGTTTTGGCAGCGCCTTCTTTCATGCATCGCTGACCTGGGTGGGCCAGCGGGTGGATATGAATGCCACCTACAGCCTATGCATTACCTTACTGGCAATCAGCCTGTACAGGTTATTCCACCGGCATTTTATATCCGAAAAACTTAAAGGGATTTATATTGCAGCAATCATTCTTATTATTGTGATTTTTGTGCAGGTTCATTTAATTATTCCAAGTATTATCCTGCTGCCCTTACTAATTATTTCTGTCATAACCACTACCATCATTAATGTCAGCAAGAACAAAAACGCTTATCCTCTTACTATGGCCTTGTTGAGTTTTTTGCTGATGGGGGGTGCAATCATATTACGAACGCTGGATGTACAAAAAATTGGATGTGACCCAACATCCATTTATCAGGGGCACTCGCTATGGCATATCTTCACCGGTATGAGCGGATTTTTATTGTATTGGTTTTACAGAAGCGAATTGAGCACCGTCATTCCGAATAAAATGAGGAATCTCGAAACGAATTAA
- the bshA gene encoding N-acetyl-alpha-D-glucosaminyl L-malate synthase BshA produces the protein MNIGIVCYPTFGGSGVVATELGKGLAQKGHNVHFITYKEPARLLDTFNENIFFHEVRLNDYPLFDYAPYETALASKLVDVAINAKLDIFHVHYAIPHASAAYMARLILLQKGLDIPVITTLHGTDITLVGKDPTYEPVVTYSINQSCGVTAVSESLRKDTFAHFDIKNEIEVIPNFIDFSRFKKTNKDHFKKAIAPNGEKILVHTSNFRKVKRVEDVIHVFCKVSSQIPSKLLMIGDGPERQATEILARSLCTSMDVRFLGKQEAVEELLAVADVFLMPSESESFGLAALEAMACEVPVVSSNAGGIPEVNIEGVTGFLLNVGDVEGMALKSMELLKDDAKLAQFKKNAFAQAQKFDIRNILPLYEDFYQKIREKGDCK, from the coding sequence ATGAATATTGGTATTGTCTGTTATCCCACTTTCGGGGGCAGTGGTGTGGTGGCCACGGAGTTAGGAAAAGGGTTGGCACAGAAGGGACACAATGTCCACTTCATCACCTACAAAGAGCCTGCCCGTCTGCTGGATACATTCAATGAAAATATTTTCTTCCACGAGGTGCGTCTCAACGATTATCCCCTGTTCGATTATGCTCCTTACGAGACGGCGCTGGCAAGCAAGCTGGTGGATGTGGCCATCAATGCAAAACTCGATATCTTTCATGTGCATTATGCCATTCCGCATGCCTCTGCTGCCTATATGGCACGTCTGATCTTGTTGCAGAAAGGATTGGATATTCCGGTCATCACCACTTTGCACGGTACGGATATCACGCTCGTTGGCAAAGATCCTACGTATGAACCGGTGGTCACCTATTCCATCAATCAGTCCTGTGGTGTGACGGCGGTTTCTGAGAGCTTAAGGAAAGATACATTCGCCCATTTCGATATCAAAAATGAGATTGAGGTGATACCCAATTTTATAGACTTTTCCAGATTTAAAAAAACAAACAAAGACCATTTTAAAAAGGCGATTGCACCCAACGGGGAAAAAATATTGGTACATACATCCAATTTCAGAAAGGTAAAACGGGTGGAAGATGTCATCCATGTCTTTTGCAAAGTATCTTCTCAGATTCCTTCCAAGCTGCTCATGATAGGAGATGGTCCGGAACGCCAGGCGACAGAAATTTTAGCGCGTAGTCTGTGCACCTCTATGGATGTCCGGTTTTTGGGTAAGCAGGAAGCGGTGGAGGAACTGTTGGCGGTAGCGGATGTGTTCCTGATGCCTTCTGAAAGCGAGAGTTTCGGATTGGCAGCATTGGAAGCGATGGCCTGTGAGGTTCCCGTAGTATCTTCCAATGCCGGGGGCATCCCGGAAGTAAATATTGAAGGAGTGACCGGCTTCTTGCTAAACGTAGGAGATGTGGAAGGGATGGCGCTAAAATCGATGGAACTGCTGAAAGATGATGCAAAGTTGGCTCAGTTTAAAAAGAATGCTTTTGCACAGGCACAAAAGTTTGACATCAGGAATATCTTACCCCTTTACGAAGATTTTTATCAGAAAATAAGAGAAAAAGGAGATTGTAAGTAG